A window of Salvelinus alpinus chromosome 31, SLU_Salpinus.1, whole genome shotgun sequence contains these coding sequences:
- the LOC139561235 gene encoding leucine-rich repeat and fibronectin type-III domain-containing protein 4-like produces the protein MPDPPPHHPTRRRHPSPHTHLHPQRRAEHSILSSVHPSITPSITLQNDSERLPQSLPQSFSSHLIRCSPETPPNPTLPSHLIRCVCPTPGPSPAFPAFHWLTLVTCCCLLPSLIGAGEMWDVVAVCPFHCVCRNLSDSLSTLCADKGLLFVPPNVDRRTVELRLADNYLTEVGGSDFANMTGLVDLTLSRNTIHSIRPMAFSDLESLRSLHLDGNRLTTLGPRDLVGMVNLQHLIVNGNQLTRVSAEAFDDFLLTLEDLDISYNNLRRVPWESIQNMASLHTLNLDHNLIDHIAEGSFGELYKLARLDMTSNRLRTLPPDPLFARSQTGAISPTPYNSVISLNFGGNPLHCNCELLWLRRLVREDDMETCATPPQLAGRYFWSIPEDEFTCEPPLITRHSHKLWVLEGQRATLKCRAIGDPEPVIHFVSPGDRIVANSSRTTSYRNGTLDLLVTVARDDGAYTCIAINAAGEATATVDLKIVPLPHRNGNVNVPGNVTVTGNTGNSNGNIPGSSDITTGKSGNTGVNGGNGGNVKETEERKGEEGEGDEEEDGGTRMEEGERIVGIQGVTSTSAQVRWDLGRSAGVYLVWMFQIQYNCTSDEALVYRILPSTSDSFMLKNLVSGTDYNLCVLAIFDDTVTSLAATKVLGCAQFSTKELYPECKSLQAHFLGGTLTILVGGIIVVTLLVFTVALMVRHRVCSNHGDQCHHGDDDDEPACCQGGSLGSPVKGAAAGGGGGVYSQSNGNGDVMMVVLPNGLPSKQRGGGEKEREKEKGGADVPPNLPPKPKPKAQTLPRPIVTWEGRGEKGGGQGERQLPPYTPEAVKDSAYYAPVVSSSPSTLPRQSRGGTGTGRARLRPDVVVVGGAKRASFGLDMPLGQDLLSDWRMRQGVIVCGVEDKWNSSQAYQSPGAPLSPSHGSVRAKRSNSLDMGSSSSSVSIATTTTVAQRQYSSRRGYAKRLSVTWTRRSKSLHGMLVHCASATSTTSSTTSDEGSIDGELAVVQHGYAYNTTNSNSTSVVVNGNEREKEKGGKEKTASNEGLEESVV, from the exons ATGCCAgaccccccaccccaccaccccacccgaAGACGACACCCATCGCcccacacacacctacacccACAGAGAAGGGCAGAAcattccatcctctcctctgtccatccctccatcactccttcaATCACACTTCAGAATGACAGTGAAAGACTTCCCCAATCCCTTCCTCAATCATTCTCCTCGCATCTCATTCGCTGTTCCCCGGAAACCCCTCCCAACCCTACTCTTCCCTCGCATCTTATTCGCTGTGTCTGCCCCACCCCTGGCCCATCTCCTGCTTTTCCGGCCTTCCATTGGCTGACACTGGTCACATGCTGCTGCCTGTTGCCCTCTCTGATTGGTGCAGGGGAGATGTGGGACGTGGTTGCGGTGTGTCCATTCCACTGCGTCTGTCGGAACCTGTCAGACTCTCTGAGCACGCTCTGTGCAGATAAAGGCCTCCTATTCGTTCCACCGAATGTCGATCGGCGAACTGTCGAGCTCCGATTGGCTGATAACTACCTCACGGAAGTAGGCGGGTCGGACTTTGCCAACATGACCGGATTGGTTGATTTGACTCTGTCCCGGAACACTATCCACTCCATCCGACCAATGGCGTTCTCCGATCTAGAGAGCTTGCGAAGTTTGCATTTGGACGGTAACCGCTTGACGACGCTGGGGCCAAGAGACCTTGTGGGAATGGTTAATCTACAACACCTCATCGTCAACGGTAACCAGCTGACGAGGGTGTCGGCGGAAGCGTTCGATGATTTCCTGCTGACGCTGGAGGACCTGGATATCTCATACAACAACCTCCGAAG GGTCCCATGGGAGTCGATCCAGAACATGGCCAGTCTCCACACCCTGAACCTGGATCATAACCTGATAGACCACATCGCAGAGGGATCCTTTGGAGAACTGTACAAGCTGGCTCGCCTGGATATGACCTCCAACAGGCTGAGGACCCTGCCACCTGATCCCCTGTTTGCAAG gtcTCAGACGGGAGCCATCAGTCCCACTCCCTACAACAGCGTCATCAGTCTGAACTTCGGAGGGAACCCGCTACACTGTAACTGTGAGTTGCTATGGTTACGGCGGCTGGTCCGAGAGGACGATATGGAGACATGCGCCACGCCCCCTCAGCTGGCCGGCAG GTATTTCTGGTCCATCCCTGAGGACGAGTTCACCTGTGAACCGCCCCTCATCACCAGACACAGCCACAAGCTCTGGGTCCTGGAAGGTCAAAGGGCAACCTTGAAATGCAGAGCCATCGGCGACCCCGAACCCGTCATCCATTTTGTCTCACCCGGCGATCGGATTGTGGCGAATTCCAGCCGCACGACATCGTACCGAAACGGAACATTGGATCTCTTAGTTACGGTTGCTAGGGACGACGGAGCGTACACGTGCATAGCGATAAACGCAGCGGGGGAGGCTACCGCGACGGTGGATCTAAAGATCGTTCCATTGCCGCATCGGAATGGGAATGTGAACGTTCCGGGGAATGTTACGGTTACCGGGAACACTGGGAATTCTAATGGGAATATTCCGGGTTCTTCAGACATCACCACCGGGAAAAGCGGGAATACCGGAGTTAATGGTGGAAATGGAGGGAATGTGAAAGAaacggaggagaggaaaggagaagagggagagggggatgaggaggaggacggGGGGACTaggatggaggaaggagagaggattgTAGGGATACAAGGAGTCACTTCTACCTCAGCCCAGGTGAGATGGGACCTGGGCCGATCGGCTGGAGTTTACCTGGTGTGGATGTTTCAGATACAGTACAACTGTACATCCGACGAGGCGCTGGTGTACAG GATCCTCCCTTCTACCAGTGACAGTTTCATGTTGAAGAACCTGGTCTCTGGAACGGACTACAACCTGTGTGTCCTGGCCATCTTTGATGACACCGTCACCTCACTGGCCGCAACcaag GTTCTTGGCTGCGCCCAGTTCAGCACTAAAGAACTCTACCCAGAATGCAAATCTCTACAGGCCCACTTCCTGGGTGGAACCCTGACAATCCTGGTCGGAGGCATTATAGTGGTAACACTGCTGGTGTTCACCGTGGCGCTGATGGTGCGTCACCGTGTATGCAGTAACCACGGTGACCAATGTCACCACGGGGATGATGATGACGAGCCGGCATGTTGCCAGGGCGGGTCATTAGGGAGTCCGGTGAAAGGGGCGGCGGCCGGAGGTGGCGGAGGAGTCTACAGCCAATCGAATGGCAATGGGGATGTGATGATGGTGGTCTTGCCCAATGGGCTGCCTTCGAAGCAGCGAGGGggcggggagaaggagagagaaaaggagaaaggaGGGGCTGACGTACCTCCTAATTTACCCCCCAAACCAAAACCTAAAGCCCAAACTCTGCCCAGGCCTATAGTAACctgggagggcaggggagagaaggggggaggacaGGGTGAGAGACAACTTCCTCCCTACACCCCCGAAGCAGTAAAGGACTCTGCCTACTATGCTCCTGTCGTAagctcctccccctccaccctcccccgcCAATCACGAGGAGGAACAGGGACGGGGAGGGCTAGGCTCCGCccagatgtagtagtagtaggcggGGCCAAACGGGCAAGCTTCGGCCTGGACATGCCCCTGGGACAGGATCTCCTCTCTGATTGGAGGATGAGACAAGGTGTCATAGTGTGCGGGGTCGAAGACAAATGGAATTCCTCCCAAGCCTATCAGAGCCCGGGAGCTCCCCTAAGCCCCTCCCATGGCTCAGTGCGCGCCAAACGTAGCAACTCCCTCGACAtgggttcttcttcttcttctgtttcCATTGCCACGACGACAACGGTTGCCCAGCGACAGTACAGCAGTCGCCGCGGTTACGCCAAGCGGCTGTCAGTCACCTGGACAAGGCGAAGTAAATCGCTGCATGGAATGTTGGTACACTGCGCCTCGGCAACCAGCACCACTTCCTCGACGACCAGCGACGAGGGTAGCATAGACGGGGAGCTTGCCGTCGTTCAACATGGTTACGCCTACAACacaactaactctaactctacgAGTGTTGTTGTCAacgggaacgagagagagaaagagaaaggagggaaagagaagacAGCCAGTAATGAAGGGCTGGAGGAGAGTGTGGtgtag